The proteins below come from a single Gammaproteobacteria bacterium genomic window:
- a CDS encoding putative Prepilin-type N-terminal cleavage/methylation domain-containing protein (Evidence 3 : Putative function from multiple computational evidences), translating into MQLSSMRICKNQGFTLVELMVVIAIIGILAAVGIPKLINYVKTAETEEAIEMAGRINKALVGYIGSRSGGITTLIAKINEYPDLTTTDTTNKLYKLIPTLSIPPGSRFGKYTVSATASTTNELRACIKAIPNANEDAWVLFSSADTGITEGWENFINREKYLNIDATLAPAGACTADGTVQ; encoded by the coding sequence ATGCAGTTATCATCCATGCGTATTTGCAAGAATCAGGGTTTTACCCTCGTTGAATTGATGGTAGTTATCGCCATTATTGGTATTTTGGCCGCAGTTGGAATACCAAAATTGATTAACTATGTAAAAACGGCCGAAACGGAAGAGGCCATCGAGATGGCAGGTAGAATTAACAAAGCATTAGTTGGGTATATAGGATCAAGGTCAGGTGGAATAACTACTTTAATTGCAAAAATAAACGAATATCCAGATTTAACGACGACTGATACTACAAACAAGTTGTATAAATTAATTCCAACGTTGTCTATTCCTCCAGGCTCAAGATTTGGTAAATATACCGTGAGCGCTACCGCTTCAACCACTAATGAGTTGCGAGCATGTATTAAAGCAATTCCAAATGCTAATGAAGATGCATGGGTGCTATTTTCAAGTGCAGATACCGGTATAACAGAAGGTTGGGAAAATTTTATTAATAGAGAAAAGTATCTAAATATAGATGCGACCCTTGCGCCGGCTGGTGCTTGTACAGCGGATGGTACGGTACAATGA
- a CDS encoding conserved hypothetical protein (Evidence 4 : Unknown function but conserved in other organisms), with protein sequence MAYSDFKTLGQINKELGIVIQGKDELYSHIEPVVLTQWFRETMRIAYIKAIRINTESSRQALIVDPVLMELTQHVKISFFLENAFNVDINKGLTGNPDGVISKSENQFYITSPIIVLVEAKKSDLGSGLAQCIAEMEAARIFNEQQDNSISLIHGVVTDGVLWQFLSLQDNVATIDSALYHFGDGSKIVGVLKFFVENS encoded by the coding sequence ATGGCGTACAGCGATTTCAAGACATTAGGACAGATAAATAAGGAATTGGGAATCGTCATCCAAGGAAAAGATGAGCTTTACAGCCATATTGAGCCAGTCGTTTTAACACAATGGTTTCGTGAGACGATGCGGATTGCTTATATAAAGGCGATTCGCATCAATACGGAAAGTTCACGACAAGCATTAATTGTCGATCCAGTGTTAATGGAATTAACCCAGCATGTAAAAATAAGTTTTTTCCTGGAAAACGCATTTAATGTGGACATCAACAAGGGACTCACGGGAAATCCAGATGGTGTTATCAGCAAGAGTGAAAATCAATTTTATATTACCTCGCCTATTATCGTCTTGGTTGAAGCCAAAAAATCAGATTTAGGCAGCGGTTTAGCGCAGTGCATTGCTGAAATGGAAGCAGCGCGAATTTTTAACGAACAGCAAGATAATTCCATTTCCCTAATTCATGGAGTCGTGACCGACGGTGTGCTGTGGCAGTTTTTATCACTTCAAGATAATGTTGCCACTATTGATAGTGCTCTTTATCATTTTGGTGATGGAAGTAAAATTGTCGGAGTGCTGAAATTTTTCGTGGAAAATAGTTAA
- a CDS encoding hydrogenase nickel incorporation protein HypB, which produces MCDTCGCDVTPANHDHTAVTVLKGLLSANDHQAAHNRAHFDAAKVFTINLMSSPGAGKTALLEATIEVLVGELKIAVIEGDLETENDAARIRAKGVPAHQITTGSACHLDAHMIHDALHVLPIAGVDVLFIENIGNLVCPASFDLGHHRNVVLLSVTEGDDKPAKYPVIFRAADLVLITKSDLLPVLDDFDPARAQGYLRRLANPAPVIILSARKDKNFKAWIDWLRREVTAYRAVLSSPSAQTHIHHHDHP; this is translated from the coding sequence ATGTGCGATACCTGCGGATGCGACGTAACTCCCGCCAATCATGATCACACTGCGGTAACCGTGCTCAAGGGGTTACTCAGTGCTAATGACCATCAAGCTGCTCACAATCGTGCGCATTTCGACGCTGCTAAGGTATTCACCATTAATTTGATGTCTTCCCCAGGGGCGGGAAAGACCGCCTTACTGGAGGCCACCATCGAGGTACTGGTGGGGGAGTTGAAGATAGCGGTTATTGAAGGTGATCTGGAGACTGAAAACGACGCGGCACGCATTCGTGCTAAGGGAGTTCCCGCTCATCAGATCACGACCGGCTCTGCCTGTCATCTTGACGCCCACATGATTCATGATGCCCTTCATGTTCTGCCCATTGCGGGCGTGGACGTGCTGTTCATTGAAAATATTGGCAATTTAGTTTGTCCAGCAAGTTTTGACCTCGGGCATCATCGTAACGTCGTTCTGCTCTCTGTCACTGAAGGCGATGATAAACCCGCTAAGTATCCCGTGATATTCCGCGCTGCCGATTTAGTGCTCATCACTAAATCTGATCTTTTGCCGGTGCTGGATGATTTCGACCCCGCCCGTGCGCAAGGCTACTTGCGTCGCTTGGCGAACCCTGCGCCTGTCATTATCCTTTCTGCTCGTAAGGATAAAAATTTCAAAGCATGGATCGATTGGTTGCGACGTGAGGTGACGGCCTATCGTGCGGTTCTTTCTTCTCCATCTGCTCAAACGCACATTCATCATCACGATCATCCCTGA